One region of Parerythrobacter jejuensis genomic DNA includes:
- a CDS encoding TIGR03013 family XrtA/PEP-CTERM system glycosyltransferase → MIRLFKHYIPHAVLLLGLLDVALLILAGEIAWQFRATQIGMDPGSLVERWWLLGGFAVVVWTAMIAVGVYGAEALRSMRFAGARLLVAISLGIIALSVIEFILPGANFWRSTLLYTMILTIGFLMAMRVLLSGLLGSSAFRRRVVVLGAGSRADRLRSLAQRPESGFVIVAYIAMTENLREVPEAIVRDAIHDLGQFVENLGASEVVLALEERRNSLPLKDLLRIKTMGVHVNEFSSFLERETGRVDLDTVNPSWLIFSDGFSSARMISSGAKRIFDIVASGLLLILTLPIIALFAALVKMDSKGPAFFRQPRVGLYGQTFDVIKLRSMRTDAEKDGVKWATEDDPRITRLGKFIRKVRIDELPQTWSVLKGEMSFVGPRPEVPQFVTDLEDKLPYYAERHMVKPGITGWAQINYPYGASIEDSRHKLEYDLYYAKNYTPFLDLLILLQTLRVILWPEGAR, encoded by the coding sequence ATGATCCGCCTGTTCAAACACTATATTCCCCACGCGGTCCTGCTTCTGGGCCTGCTTGATGTTGCGTTGCTCATCCTTGCGGGCGAGATCGCATGGCAATTCCGTGCAACCCAGATCGGCATGGATCCAGGCTCGCTGGTGGAACGCTGGTGGCTGCTTGGCGGGTTTGCAGTCGTCGTGTGGACAGCCATGATCGCGGTTGGTGTCTACGGCGCCGAGGCGCTCCGCTCCATGCGCTTTGCCGGAGCACGCTTGCTGGTTGCCATCAGTCTGGGGATCATCGCGTTATCAGTGATCGAGTTTATCCTGCCAGGGGCGAACTTCTGGCGCTCCACCTTGCTCTACACCATGATCCTCACCATCGGTTTCCTGATGGCCATGCGTGTCTTGCTCAGCGGTTTGCTGGGTTCGTCTGCCTTCCGGCGCAGGGTCGTGGTACTGGGGGCCGGATCGCGGGCTGACCGCCTGCGTTCGCTGGCCCAGAGGCCAGAAAGCGGTTTCGTGATCGTGGCCTACATCGCCATGACGGAGAATCTGCGCGAAGTGCCGGAAGCGATTGTTCGCGATGCGATCCATGATTTGGGCCAATTCGTCGAAAACCTGGGCGCCAGCGAAGTTGTCCTGGCGCTTGAAGAACGGCGGAATTCGCTACCCTTGAAAGACTTGCTGCGCATCAAGACCATGGGCGTGCATGTTAATGAATTCAGCAGCTTTCTGGAACGGGAAACCGGGCGTGTTGACCTGGACACGGTCAATCCCAGCTGGCTGATTTTTTCCGATGGTTTCAGTTCGGCCCGGATGATTTCCAGCGGCGCGAAGCGCATTTTCGACATCGTCGCAAGCGGCTTGCTGCTGATCCTGACCCTGCCCATTATCGCGCTGTTCGCGGCGTTGGTGAAGATGGACAGCAAGGGTCCGGCTTTCTTCCGGCAGCCGCGTGTCGGCCTTTATGGTCAGACCTTCGACGTGATCAAACTTCGTTCCATGCGGACGGATGCCGAGAAAGACGGCGTGAAGTGGGCGACGGAGGATGATCCCCGCATCACGCGCCTCGGCAAATTTATCCGCAAGGTCCGGATCGACGAATTGCCCCAGACCTGGAGCGTGCTGAAAGGCGAGATGAGCTTTGTCGGCCCGCGTCCGGAAGTGCCACAATTCGTAACGGATCTGGAAGACAAGCTGCCCTATTATGCCGAGCGTCACATGGTGAAGCCGGGCATTACGGGTTGGGCCCAGATTAACTATCCGTATGGCGCGAGTATCGAGGATTCCCGCCACAAGCTGGAATATG